One Solanum pennellii chromosome 10, SPENNV200 genomic region harbors:
- the LOC114074357 gene encoding uncharacterized protein LOC114074357: MGPNFLQWMLDCFISKELVMESRRYVVLPLPGIQGILPYAPFRVLRQFGRKQTVPREAYYGAYVYDIGDDRVHDASEMFRELKNAKRMNKDTIAPDRFNAGYDEGYKEWLKKDIQNISFQTPRNFRSVTDREAKAVAELEEIKEEAKEVYAKFVENQDALERATQEVERLRRGYDDFDNWIQQKIERMRYESLEDKGRLGEGFLLMLRYMFQQHKIQKDGDDGAGSSGAA, encoded by the coding sequence ATGGGCCCAAATTTTCTCCAATGGATGCTCGACTGTTTTATATCCAAAGAACTTGTCATGGAGAGTCGCAGATATGTCGTGCTCCCTCTACCAGGCATTCAAGGAATTCTCCCTTACGCACCATTTCGAGTCTTGCGACAGTTCGGAAGAAAACAAACCGTGCCCAGAGAAGCATACTATGGCGCTTATGTGTATGACATTGGAGATGACAGAGTACACGACGCTTCGGAAATGTTCAGAGAATTGAAAAACGCCAAACGCATGAATAAAGACACTATCGCCCCTGACCGATTCAATGCTGGATATGACGAGGGTTACAAAGAATGGCTGAAGAAGGACATACAAAATATCTCCTTTCAGACTCCGCGTAACTTTCGCAGTGTGACGGACAGAGAAGCCAAAGCAGTGGCTGAACTGGAAGAGATAAAGGAAGAGGCCAAGGAGGTGTATGCTAAGTTCGTAGAGAATCAAGACGCGCTTGAGAGGGCGACCCAAGAGGTTGAAAGACTTAGACGTGGTTATGATGATTTCGACAACTGGATCCAACAGAAGATCGAGAGGATGCGATACGAAAGTTTGGAAGACAAAGGACGCCTTGGTGAAGGTTTTCTATTGATGCTGAGGTATATGTTTCAGCAACACAAAATTCAGAAAGACGGCGACGACGGAGCAGGATCTTCCGGAGCAGCATAG